GTTTAAAACGTGCAGAGAAACAACGTGCGAAAGAAGCGCAAGCAAACCAACAAGAAGCAAACTCGTGACCGAATTAGATTTACAAATAGCCTGTGAGTTTGACGACTTACCAAGCTTTGAACAATTCCAGCTGTGGGCTGACAAAGCCCTTAGCAATTACCGTGAAGATGCAGAGCTGACCATAGTGATCAGTGATGAAGCGCAAAGCCAGCAGCTCAACAATGATTACCGCGGCAAAGATAAACCGACTAATGTCTTATCTTTTCCATTTGAAGCACCACCGGGCATTGAGTTACCTTTAGTAGGTGATTTAATCATTTGTCCGGCCATTGTTTTAGCCGAATCAATTGAGCAAGAAAAGACCTTTCACGACCATTTTGCCCATATGGTTATCCATGGATGCTTGCATTTACTTGGATTTGACCATATAAAGGACGAAGATGCACTTGAAATGGAAAGCATAGAAAAGCAATTACTTGCCGATCTGAACATCGCTGACCCATATCGAGACGATATTTAAATTAACGGAGCAATTAGACGCAATGAGCGACGACAACTCGCAAACTAGCCAGGGTTCTTCTGGCAAAACGTGGCTGGGCCGCATAGCCCAAATGTTGCAAGGGGAACCCCAGAATAGAGAAGAGCTGGTAGAAGTAATTGCCGATGCGCAAGAACGCGACCTTATCGACCCTGAAACCAAAGACATGATTGAAGGGGTACTAGGTGTATCAGAGCTAAAAGTGCGTGACATCATGATCCCACGCTCGCAAATGGTGACCTTAGAGGTTGATACACCTTTAGAAGAACTATTGCCTATGATGGTTGATTCAACACATTCACGCTTTCCAGTGGTGTGTGAAGACAAAGACCATGTTGAAGGTATTTTATTAGCAAAAGATTTATTACCACTGATCATCAATAAAGATGATCAACTACCTTCATTACGTGAATATTTACGCCCTGCGGTTGTAGTGCCTGAGAGTAAACGTGTTGACACGCTCCTAAATGAGTTTCGTCAACAACGTTACCACATGGCTATCGTTATTGATGAGTATGGTGGTGTGTCTGGTCTTGTAACTATCGAAGATATTCTTGAAATCATCGTTGGTGAAATCGAAGACGAGCACGATGAAAGTGAAGACCTACAAGATATTCGCCAAGTTGCAAAGCACGTTTACGCTGTGCAAGCACTGACTGAAGTTGATGACTTTAACGAATATTTTAAAACCGGTTACAGCACCTCTGATGCTGACACCATAGGTGGTATTGTTTTACATGCATTTGGCCATATGCCAAGCCGTGGTGAAACCATCGAAGTAGAAGGCTTACACTTTAAAGTCACTAACTCAGATAACCGCCGCATCTTACAATTGCAAGTCACCATTCCAAAGGCTGATGATAACGACAGTGAAGAAACTGCTAACTAACCTAAGCCACCTTGCAAAAGATAAAAAAGCCTGGCTCGCACTTGTTGCGGGCCTCTTTTTAACCTTAAGTTACGCACCCTATAACCTATGGTTTATAACTTTTCTTTCTCTTGGTGCCCTGCTCTACTGCATAAACCCACTCGCAAACGGTAAATTAGCTGCTAAACAAAGTGCTAAATATGGCTTTATATTTGGTTTAGGCTGGTTTGGCGCCGGCATAAGTTGGGTTCATGTATCAATAGCGACCTTTGGTGGTATGCCGTTAATAGCATCACTATCATTAATGGTGCTGCTATGTGCTTATTTAGCTCTGTATCCTGCATTAGCCGCTTGGCTGACTACACGCCTTGCTAAAGGCCCATATAGCTTTATCTGTTGGTTACTAGCCGCTATAGCAACCACAGAGTACTTACGTGGCACATTGCTGACAGGCTTTCCTTGGCTTAGTTTTGGTTACACGCAAACAGACAGCCCACTTAATTTTTTAGCGCCCGTAATTGGCGAGTTCGGTATCACGCTTGTATGCATGTTAATTGCGTTTGCCTTATATCGTATAGCATACAAAGATGCTAAACCACTTATCGCCTCTGTGGCTCTTTTAGCAGGCTTATGTACGATTGCAAACAGCAATCAGCTTCACTACCAAGACAAAACTATTAAAACTGTACTGGTGCAGGGTAATATTAAACAGCATCTTCGCTTTGAGCCGTCTGAGTTTTGGACGACGATGAGCAAATACCAAGATATGACTCGCCTACATTGGAATGCAGATTTAATTGTCTGGCCAGAGGCAGCAGTCCCCGAGCTTGAAGCATTATCAACCGAGTATTTAACAGGCCTCAATAGTGCTGCAACGTTTAATAACACTGCACTTATTACCGGCATCGTCGATTACCAATACGACACGCGTAACATTTTTAATACTTTGATTGTGCTGGGTAAAAAAGAACAAGAAGACAGTGAGGGTGATTATCAGTATTTAGGTAAAAACCGCTACCAAAAGCATCAGTTATTACCCATTGGTGAGTTTGTGCCGTTTCAAGATTTTCTGCGCCCAATCGCACCACTGTTTGACTTGCCGATGTCATCTTTCACCCGTGGTGATGAAGTGCAAAACAATTTACGCGCAAATAGCTTAAATATCTTGCCGGCTATTTGCTATGAAATTGCCTTTGCCGATTTAGTTCGTGGTAATTATCGCAGCGATTCTGATATCTTATTTACGGTTAGTAATGATGCGTGGTTTGGAGACTCTCATGGCCCACATCAGCATATGCAAATAGCGCGTATGCGCGCCCTAGAATTACAGCGCCCGTTAATTCGAGTTACTAACAATGGTATTAGTGCCGTTTACGACCCCATCGCTAAATCACAATTAGCTATGCCGCAATTTAAAGCGGATGTACTCGAAGCCAATATCACTTTAATTAAAGGTGATAGTATTTACAGCCAATATGGTAATTGGCCAGTATGGGCCGTAGTCATATTACTCAGTACTGTTGGTTTGATTTTAAGACTCAAAAAATAACAAAATAAAAGGCTTCATTATGAAGCCTTTTTTGTGTTTTATACTCATTCGCTTAACTAAGTGAACAAGTACTATTGCAGATTAAATTTAAGATTCTATCTTTATCAACTCTACGTCAAATATCAGCAATGAACCTGCTGGAATACTGCCTACGCGTTTACGGCCGTACGCAAGCTGCGGCGGGATATAAAAGGTAAACTTATCCCCTTCACTCATGAGTTGTAA
The nucleotide sequence above comes from Pseudoalteromonas shioyasakiensis. Encoded proteins:
- the ybeY gene encoding rRNA maturation RNase YbeY, which gives rise to MTELDLQIACEFDDLPSFEQFQLWADKALSNYREDAELTIVISDEAQSQQLNNDYRGKDKPTNVLSFPFEAPPGIELPLVGDLIICPAIVLAESIEQEKTFHDHFAHMVIHGCLHLLGFDHIKDEDALEMESIEKQLLADLNIADPYRDDI
- the corC gene encoding CNNM family magnesium/cobalt transport protein CorC (CorC(YbeX) belongs to the Cyclin M Mg2+ Exporter (CNNM) family, and was characterized as belonging to a set of three proteins, at least one of which must be present for CorA to function.), with product MSDDNSQTSQGSSGKTWLGRIAQMLQGEPQNREELVEVIADAQERDLIDPETKDMIEGVLGVSELKVRDIMIPRSQMVTLEVDTPLEELLPMMVDSTHSRFPVVCEDKDHVEGILLAKDLLPLIINKDDQLPSLREYLRPAVVVPESKRVDTLLNEFRQQRYHMAIVIDEYGGVSGLVTIEDILEIIVGEIEDEHDESEDLQDIRQVAKHVYAVQALTEVDDFNEYFKTGYSTSDADTIGGIVLHAFGHMPSRGETIEVEGLHFKVTNSDNRRILQLQVTIPKADDNDSEETAN
- the lnt gene encoding apolipoprotein N-acyltransferase, producing MKKLLTNLSHLAKDKKAWLALVAGLFLTLSYAPYNLWFITFLSLGALLYCINPLANGKLAAKQSAKYGFIFGLGWFGAGISWVHVSIATFGGMPLIASLSLMVLLCAYLALYPALAAWLTTRLAKGPYSFICWLLAAIATTEYLRGTLLTGFPWLSFGYTQTDSPLNFLAPVIGEFGITLVCMLIAFALYRIAYKDAKPLIASVALLAGLCTIANSNQLHYQDKTIKTVLVQGNIKQHLRFEPSEFWTTMSKYQDMTRLHWNADLIVWPEAAVPELEALSTEYLTGLNSAATFNNTALITGIVDYQYDTRNIFNTLIVLGKKEQEDSEGDYQYLGKNRYQKHQLLPIGEFVPFQDFLRPIAPLFDLPMSSFTRGDEVQNNLRANSLNILPAICYEIAFADLVRGNYRSDSDILFTVSNDAWFGDSHGPHQHMQIARMRALELQRPLIRVTNNGISAVYDPIAKSQLAMPQFKADVLEANITLIKGDSIYSQYGNWPVWAVVILLSTVGLILRLKK